The following coding sequences lie in one Streptomyces sp. NBC_00510 genomic window:
- the hpnD gene encoding presqualene diphosphate synthase HpnD, with product MSGPVLAAYRYCEVVTGHEARNFAYGIRLLPTPKRQAMSALYAFSRRVDDIGDGDLDLPEKQQRLDGTRALLTRVREGAVTEDDTDPVAVALADAARRFPLPLGGLDELIDGVQMDLRGDTYETWDDLASYCRCVAGAIGRLSLGVFGTVPGVPGRERAAEYADTLGLALQLTNILRDLREDASNGRTYLPAEDLAKFGCSGGFLTDTPPPGSDFAGLVEFEVKRARALFAEGYRLLPMLDRRSGACVSAMAGIYRRLLERIAADPEAVLRGRVSLPGHQKAYVAARGLAGLDARRAARRRV from the coding sequence ATGTCCGGCCCGGTACTCGCGGCCTACCGCTACTGCGAGGTCGTCACCGGCCACGAGGCCCGGAACTTCGCCTACGGCATCCGGCTGCTGCCCACCCCCAAGCGACAGGCCATGTCCGCCCTGTACGCCTTCTCCCGGCGGGTGGACGACATCGGCGACGGCGACCTCGACCTCCCCGAGAAGCAGCAGCGGCTCGACGGGACCCGGGCCCTGCTCACCCGGGTCAGGGAGGGCGCCGTCACCGAGGACGACACCGACCCGGTGGCCGTCGCGCTCGCCGACGCCGCCCGCCGCTTCCCGCTCCCGCTCGGCGGGCTCGACGAGCTGATCGACGGCGTGCAGATGGACCTGCGCGGCGACACCTACGAGACCTGGGACGACCTCGCCTCCTACTGCCGGTGCGTCGCCGGCGCCATCGGCCGGCTCTCGCTCGGCGTCTTCGGCACCGTGCCCGGCGTGCCCGGCCGGGAGCGCGCCGCGGAGTACGCGGACACCCTCGGGCTCGCCCTGCAACTCACCAACATCCTGCGGGACCTGCGCGAGGACGCCTCCAACGGGCGCACCTACCTGCCCGCCGAGGACCTCGCGAAGTTCGGCTGTTCCGGCGGGTTCCTCACCGACACCCCGCCGCCGGGGTCCGACTTCGCGGGCCTGGTCGAGTTCGAGGTGAAGCGGGCCCGCGCCCTGTTCGCCGAGGGGTACCGGCTGCTGCCCATGCTGGACCGCCGCAGCGGCGCCTGCGTCTCCGCCATGGCCGGCATCTACCGCCGCCTCCTGGAGCGCATCGCCGCCGACCCCGAGGCCGTCCTCCGGGGCCGGGTCTCGCTGCCCGGTCACCAGAAGGCGTACGTCGCGGCGCGCGGCCTCGCCGGTCTCGACGCCCGACGTGCCGCCAGGAGGCGCGTGTGA
- the ispG gene encoding flavodoxin-dependent (E)-4-hydroxy-3-methylbut-2-enyl-diphosphate synthase: protein MTAVEPVQLGLPTVPARPLAERRRSRRIQVGSVAVGGDAPVSVQSMTTTLTADVNATLQQIAELTAAGCQIVRVACPSQDDADALPQIARKSQIPVIADIHFQPKYVFAAIDAGCAAVRVNPGNIRQFDDKVKEIAKAASEAGTPIRIGVNAGSLDRRLLEKYGKATPEALVESALWECSLFEEHGFRDIKISVKHNDPVVMVNAYRLLAAQCDYPLHLGVTEAGPAFQGTIKSAVAFGALLSEGIGDTIRVSLSAPPAEEVKVGIQILESLNLRQRRLEIVSCPSCGRAQVDVYKLADQVTAGLEGMEVPLRVAVMGCVVNGPGEAREADLGVASGNGKGQIFVKGEVIKTVPESKIVETLIEEAMKLAERMQADGVPSGEPQISVS, encoded by the coding sequence ATGACAGCTGTCGAGCCCGTCCAGCTCGGCCTGCCCACCGTGCCGGCCCGGCCGCTCGCGGAGCGCCGCCGTTCGCGGCGCATCCAGGTCGGGTCGGTGGCGGTGGGCGGCGACGCCCCCGTCTCCGTCCAGTCCATGACGACCACGCTCACCGCCGACGTCAACGCGACCCTGCAGCAGATCGCCGAACTGACCGCGGCGGGCTGCCAGATCGTCCGGGTCGCCTGCCCTTCGCAGGACGACGCGGACGCGCTGCCGCAGATCGCGAGGAAGTCGCAGATCCCGGTGATCGCGGACATCCACTTCCAGCCGAAGTACGTGTTCGCGGCGATCGACGCGGGCTGTGCGGCGGTGCGGGTGAACCCGGGCAACATCCGGCAGTTCGACGACAAGGTGAAGGAGATCGCCAAGGCGGCCTCCGAGGCGGGCACCCCGATCCGGATCGGGGTGAACGCCGGGTCGCTGGACAGGCGCCTGCTGGAGAAGTACGGCAAGGCCACCCCGGAGGCGCTGGTGGAGTCGGCGCTGTGGGAGTGCTCGCTGTTCGAGGAGCACGGTTTCCGGGACATCAAGATCTCGGTGAAGCACAACGACCCGGTGGTGATGGTCAACGCGTACCGGCTGCTGGCGGCGCAGTGCGACTATCCGCTGCACCTGGGGGTGACCGAGGCGGGTCCGGCGTTCCAGGGCACGATCAAGTCGGCGGTGGCGTTCGGCGCGCTGCTGAGCGAGGGCATCGGTGACACGATCCGGGTGTCGCTGTCGGCTCCTCCGGCGGAGGAGGTCAAGGTCGGCATCCAGATCCTGGAGTCGCTGAACCTGCGGCAGCGGCGGCTGGAGATCGTCTCGTGCCCGTCGTGCGGTCGTGCGCAGGTGGACGTGTACAAGCTGGCGGACCAGGTGACGGCGGGCCTTGAGGGCATGGAGGTGCCGCTGCGGGTCGCGGTGATGGGCTGTGTCGTCAACGGTCCGGGTGAGGCGCGCGAGGCGGACCTGGGGGTGGCCTCGGGCAACGGCAAGGGGCAGATCTTCGTCAAGGGCGAGGTCATCAAGACCGTGCCGGAGTCGAAGATCGTGGAGACCCTCATCGAGGAGGCCATGAAGCTCGCCGAGCGCATGCAGGCCGACGGAGTGCCGTCAGGAGAGCCCCAGATCAGTGTGAGCTAA
- a CDS encoding polyprenyl synthetase family protein, whose protein sequence is MSMTSAIRGENVTAGNEQMTAGVDRETVTVLLERGRELSTPVLRAAVDRLAPPMDTVAAYHFGWIDAAGNPSHGDSGKAVRPALALLSAEAAGAAPEVGIPGAVAVELVHNFSLLHDDLMDGDEQRRHRDTVWKVHGPAQAILVGDALFALANEILLEQGTAEAGRATRRITTATRKLIDGQAQDISFEHRERVTVEECLEMEGNKTGALLACACSIGAVLGGASEADADALEEYGYHLGLAFQAVDDLLGIWGDPAATGKQTWSDLRQRKKSLPVVAALAAGGSASQRLAELLAADAKAADSSDRNDIESFDEEEFATRAALIEEAGGREWTSREARRQYATAIAALDKMDMPGEVRRKLVGLADFVVVREK, encoded by the coding sequence ATGAGCATGACCAGTGCAATCAGAGGAGAGAATGTGACCGCTGGCAACGAGCAGATGACCGCGGGCGTCGACAGAGAGACCGTGACCGTGCTGCTGGAGCGCGGCCGCGAGCTGTCCACGCCGGTGCTGCGCGCCGCCGTGGACCGCCTCGCACCCCCGATGGACACCGTCGCCGCCTACCACTTCGGATGGATCGACGCCGCGGGCAACCCGTCCCACGGCGACAGCGGCAAGGCCGTACGCCCCGCACTCGCACTGCTGTCGGCAGAGGCGGCGGGCGCCGCCCCCGAGGTGGGCATCCCCGGCGCGGTCGCCGTGGAGCTGGTGCACAACTTCTCCCTGCTGCACGACGACCTGATGGACGGTGACGAGCAGCGCCGCCACCGCGACACGGTGTGGAAGGTGCACGGCCCCGCCCAGGCCATCCTGGTCGGCGACGCGCTCTTCGCCCTCGCCAACGAGATCCTGCTGGAGCAGGGCACCGCCGAGGCCGGCCGGGCCACCCGCCGGATCACCACCGCCACCCGCAAGCTGATCGACGGTCAGGCCCAGGACATCTCCTTCGAGCACCGCGAGCGGGTCACCGTCGAGGAGTGCCTGGAGATGGAGGGCAACAAGACCGGCGCCCTGCTGGCCTGCGCCTGCTCCATCGGCGCGGTGCTGGGCGGCGCCTCCGAGGCCGACGCGGACGCCCTGGAGGAGTACGGCTACCACCTCGGCCTGGCCTTCCAGGCCGTCGACGACCTGCTGGGCATCTGGGGCGACCCGGCCGCCACCGGCAAGCAGACCTGGAGCGACCTGCGCCAGCGCAAGAAGTCCCTGCCGGTGGTCGCGGCGCTGGCCGCGGGCGGCTCGGCCTCGCAGCGCCTGGCCGAACTCCTGGCCGCGGATGCGAAGGCCGCGGATTCATCGGACCGTAATGACATCGAGTCCTTCGACGAGGAAGAGTTCGCGACGAGGGCGGCGTTGATCGAGGAGGCCGGTGGCCGGGAGTGGACCTCCCGGGAAGCCCGCCGGCAGTACGCCACCGCGATCGCCGCACTCGACAAAATGGACATGCCGGGAGAAGTTCGCCGTAAGCTCGTGGGCCTGGCGGATTTCGTGGTGGTTCGCGAGAAGTAA
- the hpnE gene encoding hydroxysqualene dehydroxylase HpnE — MAERTAVVIGGGLAGTTAALALADAGLRVTLLEARPRLGGLAFSFRRGALTVDNGQHVFLRCCDAYLRFLERIDAADLVTLQDRLDVPVLDVATPRPRLGRLRRAGLPVPLHLAASLATYPHLSLAERASVGRAALALRSLDPTDPALDAVDFGSWLREHGQSARTVEALWDLVGVATLNATADEASLGLAAMVFKTGLLSAPGAADIGWAARPLGELHDDRARTALDKAGVRTLLRTRATSLTRTDAPEPVRSADGGPGNGGPVWEVEAESGPGRAERFTADAVVLAVPQQEAHGLLPAGALADQDALLRIGTAPILNVHVVYDRKVLRQPFLAALGSPVQWVFDRTEHSGLTGEGQYVALSQSAAQEEIDLPVAELRARYLPELERLLPAAREAAVLDFFVTRERTATFAPAPGVGALRPGPRTRAQGVWLAGAWTATGWPATMESAVRSGLQASRAALTALRHPFDPRTFAIEGLEPV; from the coding sequence ATGGCTGAGCGCACGGCCGTCGTGATCGGCGGCGGGCTCGCGGGCACGACGGCGGCGCTGGCACTGGCCGACGCCGGGCTCCGCGTCACCCTGCTCGAGGCCCGGCCCCGGCTCGGCGGGCTCGCCTTCTCCTTCCGGCGCGGCGCCCTGACCGTCGACAACGGCCAGCACGTCTTCCTGCGGTGCTGCGACGCCTACCTGCGGTTCCTGGAACGCATCGACGCGGCCGACCTCGTCACCCTCCAGGACCGGCTCGACGTGCCGGTGCTCGACGTGGCCACCCCCCGGCCCCGGCTCGGCCGGCTGCGGCGCGCCGGGCTGCCCGTACCGCTGCACCTGGCCGCCAGCCTGGCCACCTACCCGCACCTGTCCCTGGCCGAGCGGGCGTCCGTCGGGCGGGCCGCGCTCGCGCTGCGCTCGCTCGACCCCACCGACCCGGCGCTGGACGCCGTCGACTTCGGCAGCTGGCTGCGCGAGCACGGCCAGTCGGCCCGCACCGTCGAGGCGCTGTGGGACCTGGTCGGCGTCGCGACGCTCAACGCCACGGCCGACGAGGCGTCACTGGGCCTGGCCGCCATGGTCTTCAAGACCGGGCTGCTCTCCGCGCCGGGCGCGGCGGACATCGGCTGGGCCGCCCGCCCGCTCGGCGAGCTGCACGACGACCGCGCCCGCACCGCCCTGGACAAGGCGGGCGTGCGCACCCTGCTGCGCACCCGCGCCACCTCGCTCACCCGCACGGACGCGCCCGAGCCGGTACGGTCCGCCGACGGCGGCCCCGGAAACGGCGGACCGGTCTGGGAGGTCGAGGCCGAGTCCGGACCCGGGCGTGCCGAGCGCTTCACGGCCGACGCCGTCGTGCTGGCCGTGCCCCAGCAGGAAGCCCACGGGCTGCTGCCCGCCGGCGCCCTGGCGGACCAGGACGCGCTGCTGCGCATCGGCACCGCGCCGATCCTCAACGTGCACGTCGTGTACGACCGCAAGGTCCTGCGGCAGCCCTTCCTCGCCGCCCTCGGCAGCCCCGTGCAGTGGGTCTTCGACCGTACGGAGCACTCCGGCCTGACCGGCGAAGGCCAGTACGTCGCCCTGTCCCAGTCGGCGGCCCAGGAGGAGATCGACCTCCCCGTGGCCGAGCTGCGGGCGCGCTACCTGCCGGAGCTGGAGCGGTTGCTCCCGGCCGCGCGTGAGGCCGCCGTACTGGACTTCTTCGTCACCAGGGAACGGACCGCGACCTTCGCCCCCGCCCCCGGTGTCGGCGCCCTCCGCCCGGGTCCCCGTACCCGCGCGCAGGGCGTCTGGCTCGCCGGCGCGTGGACCGCCACCGGCTGGCCCGCGACGATGGAAAGCGCGGTCCGCAGCGGTTTGCAAGCCTCCCGAGCAGCTTTGACCGCACTCCGCCATCCCTTCGACCCACGTACCTTCGCAATCGAAGGCCTGGAGCCGGTATGA
- the hpnH gene encoding adenosyl-hopene transferase HpnH has protein sequence MAMPLRQSIRVGTYLFEQKMLRRREKFPLIVELEPLFACNLKCEGCGKIQHPAGVLKQRMPVAQAVGAVLESGAPMVSIAGGEPLMHPQIDEIVRQLVAKRKYVFLCTNAMLLRKKMDKFTPSPYFAFAVHIDGLRERHDESVAKEGVFDEAVEAIKEAKRRGFRVTTNSTFFNTDTPQTIIEVLNFLNDDLQVDEMMISPAYAYEKAPDQEHFLGVEQTRELFKKAFSGGNRKKWRLNHSPLFLDFLEGKVDFPCTAWAIPNYSLFGWQRPCYLMSDGYVTTYKELVEDTDWSKYGRGKDPRCANCMAHCGYEPTAVLATMTSLKESIRATRETIAGNRGK, from the coding sequence ATGGCCATGCCACTCCGACAGTCCATCAGGGTCGGCACCTATCTCTTCGAACAGAAAATGCTCCGCAGGCGCGAGAAGTTCCCGCTCATCGTCGAACTCGAGCCACTCTTCGCGTGCAACCTGAAATGCGAGGGCTGCGGAAAGATCCAGCACCCGGCAGGTGTGCTGAAGCAGCGCATGCCGGTGGCGCAGGCCGTCGGCGCCGTCCTCGAATCGGGCGCGCCGATGGTGTCGATCGCCGGCGGCGAACCGCTGATGCACCCTCAGATCGACGAGATCGTGCGGCAACTGGTGGCGAAGCGGAAGTACGTCTTCCTCTGCACCAACGCCATGCTGCTGCGCAAGAAGATGGACAAGTTCACCCCCTCGCCCTACTTCGCCTTCGCCGTGCACATCGACGGACTGCGCGAGCGGCACGACGAGTCGGTCGCCAAGGAAGGCGTCTTCGACGAGGCGGTGGAGGCGATCAAGGAGGCCAAGCGGCGCGGATTCCGGGTCACCACCAATTCGACCTTCTTCAACACCGACACCCCGCAGACCATCATCGAGGTGCTCAACTTCCTCAATGACGACCTGCAGGTCGACGAGATGATGATCTCGCCGGCCTACGCCTACGAGAAGGCTCCCGACCAGGAGCACTTCCTGGGCGTGGAACAGACCCGGGAACTGTTCAAGAAGGCCTTCTCGGGCGGCAACCGGAAGAAGTGGCGGCTCAACCACAGCCCCCTCTTCCTGGACTTCCTCGAAGGCAAGGTCGACTTCCCCTGCACCGCCTGGGCGATCCCCAACTACTCCCTGTTCGGCTGGCAGCGCCCCTGCTACCTGATGAGCGACGGTTACGTCACCACGTACAAGGAGCTCGTCGAGGACACCGACTGGAGCAAGTACGGCCGCGGCAAGGACCCGCGCTGCGCCAACTGCATGGCGCACTGCGGCTACGAGCCGACCGCCGTCCTGGCCACGATGACCTCCCTCAAGGAGTCCATCAGGGCCACCCGGGAGACCATCGCCGGCAACCGCGGGAAGTGA
- the shc gene encoding squalene--hopene cyclase: MTATTDGGPGGEAARGTPSARTKTSGAIPGPASVPWPGGSTGTTEELAAEAARRATGHLLARQHPDGWWKGDLETNVTMDAEDLLLRQFLGIQDERVIEAAARWIRSQQRDDGAWATFHGGPRDLSATVEAYVALRLAGDAPEDPWMAAASAFVREQGGIARSRVFTRIWLALFGWWRWDDLPELPPELIYLPKWVPLNIYSFASWARQTIVPLTIVGAHRPVRPAPFTLDELHTDPARPNPPVPRAPLSSWDGFFQRVDRALHAYRKVTVRPLRRAAMRSAARWIIERQENDGCFGGIQPPAVYSVIALHLLGYDLDHPVLRAGLKALDDFAVWPDKDTRMIEACQSPVWDTCLATIALADAGVPADDPALVKAVDWMLGEQITKRGDWAVQRPGLPSGGWAFEFQNDTYPDIDDTAEVVLALIRVDHPDPERVKASVDLGVRWNVGMQSKNGAWGAFDADNTSAFPNRLPFCDFGEVIDPPSADVTAHVVEMLAALGLEHDPHTRRGIDWLLAEQERNGAWFGRWGVNYIYGTGSVVPALVAAGLPAGHPAIRRAVGWLESVQNEDGGWGEDLRSYSSDEWVGRGESTASQTAWALLALLSAGERDGEAVRRGVLWLARTQKEDGSWDEPYFTGTGFPRDFSINYHLYRMVFPLTALGRYVHGEPFGGLRKGA; the protein is encoded by the coding sequence ATGACAGCGACGACCGACGGCGGTCCCGGGGGCGAGGCGGCCCGCGGGACACCCTCGGCCAGAACCAAGACCTCGGGCGCGATTCCGGGGCCGGCGTCAGTTCCCTGGCCCGGCGGCAGCACCGGAACGACCGAGGAGCTCGCGGCCGAGGCCGCGCGCCGGGCCACCGGCCACCTGCTGGCGCGTCAGCATCCCGACGGCTGGTGGAAGGGCGACCTCGAGACCAACGTGACGATGGACGCCGAGGACCTGCTGCTCCGTCAGTTCCTCGGCATCCAGGACGAACGGGTCATCGAGGCCGCCGCCCGCTGGATCAGGTCCCAGCAGCGCGACGACGGCGCCTGGGCCACCTTCCACGGTGGGCCGCGCGACCTCTCGGCCACCGTCGAGGCCTACGTCGCGCTGCGGCTCGCCGGTGACGCCCCCGAGGACCCGTGGATGGCCGCCGCCTCGGCCTTCGTCCGCGAGCAGGGCGGCATCGCGCGGTCACGGGTCTTCACCCGGATCTGGCTCGCGCTGTTCGGCTGGTGGCGCTGGGACGACCTCCCGGAGCTGCCGCCCGAGCTCATCTACCTGCCCAAGTGGGTCCCGCTCAACATCTACTCCTTCGCCAGTTGGGCCCGGCAGACCATCGTGCCGCTGACGATCGTCGGCGCCCACCGGCCCGTACGGCCGGCCCCGTTCACCCTCGACGAGCTGCACACCGACCCCGCGCGGCCCAATCCGCCGGTCCCGCGGGCACCGCTGTCCAGCTGGGACGGGTTCTTCCAGCGGGTCGACCGGGCCCTGCACGCCTACCGCAAGGTCACCGTCCGTCCGCTGCGCCGTGCCGCGATGCGCTCGGCGGCACGCTGGATCATCGAACGCCAGGAGAACGACGGCTGCTTCGGCGGTATCCAGCCGCCCGCCGTGTACTCCGTCATCGCGCTCCACCTGCTCGGCTACGACCTCGACCACCCCGTGCTGCGGGCCGGACTCAAGGCGCTGGACGACTTCGCGGTCTGGCCGGACAAGGACACGCGGATGATCGAGGCGTGCCAGTCCCCGGTCTGGGACACCTGTCTGGCGACCATCGCGCTGGCCGACGCCGGCGTCCCCGCCGACGACCCGGCGCTGGTCAAGGCGGTGGACTGGATGCTGGGGGAGCAGATCACCAAGCGCGGCGACTGGGCCGTGCAGCGGCCCGGCCTGCCCTCCGGTGGCTGGGCGTTCGAGTTCCAGAACGACACCTACCCCGACATCGACGACACCGCCGAGGTGGTCCTCGCCCTGATCAGGGTCGACCACCCGGACCCGGAGCGGGTGAAGGCCTCGGTCGACCTCGGGGTGCGCTGGAACGTCGGGATGCAGTCGAAGAACGGCGCCTGGGGCGCCTTCGACGCCGACAACACCAGCGCCTTCCCCAACCGCCTGCCCTTCTGCGACTTCGGCGAGGTCATCGACCCGCCGTCGGCCGACGTCACGGCCCACGTGGTCGAGATGCTGGCCGCCCTCGGCCTGGAGCACGACCCGCACACCCGGCGCGGCATCGACTGGCTGCTCGCCGAACAGGAGCGCAACGGCGCCTGGTTCGGCCGCTGGGGCGTCAACTACATCTACGGCACCGGGTCGGTGGTCCCGGCCCTCGTCGCGGCCGGTCTCCCGGCGGGCCACCCCGCGATCCGGCGGGCGGTGGGCTGGCTGGAGTCCGTCCAGAACGAGGACGGGGGCTGGGGCGAGGACCTGCGCTCCTACTCCTCCGACGAGTGGGTCGGCCGCGGCGAGTCCACCGCCTCCCAGACGGCCTGGGCCCTGCTGGCCCTGCTGTCGGCCGGCGAACGCGACGGCGAGGCCGTACGGCGCGGAGTGCTCTGGCTGGCCCGGACCCAGAAGGAGGACGGCTCCTGGGACGAGCCGTACTTCACCGGCACCGGCTTCCCCCGGGACTTCTCCATCAACTACCACCTCTACCGGATGGTCTTCCCGCTCACCGCCCTCGGGCGCTACGTGCACGGCGAGCCGTTCGGCGGGCTACGGAAGGGGGCCTGA
- the dxs gene encoding 1-deoxy-D-xylulose-5-phosphate synthase, with product MSLLENIRGPRDLKALPPERLGELAVEIREFLVQAVARTGGHLGPNLGVVELTVALHRVFDSPADRILWDTGHQSYVHKILTGRQDFSKLRGKGGLSGYPSRAESEHDVIENSHASTVLGWADGLAKANQVLGRQDHVVAVIGDGALTGGMAWEALNNIAAAKDRPLIIVVNDNERSYAPTIGGLANHLATLRTTDGYERFLAWGKQVLQQTPVVGKPLYESLHGAKKGFKDAFAPQGMFEDLGLKYLGPIDGHDVTAVESALRRARRFHGPVLVHCLTEKGRGYAFAECDEADRFHAVGAMDPLTCEPLTPSSGPKWTSVFGNEMVRIGAERPDVVAITAAMLQPVGLEKFAKAFPRRVYDVGIAEQHAAVSAAGLATGGLHPVVAVYATFLNRAFDQVLMDVALHKCGVTFVLDRAGVTGDDGASHNGMWDMSILQVVPGLRIAAPRDADQLRAQLREAIDVDDAPTVVRFPKETVGEALPAIDRVGGMDVLHRGDRPDVLMVSVGALGSVSLAAAALLRERGVGVTVVDPRWVKPLDAELPALAARHRMVAVIEDNGRAGGVGSAVAQALRDAETDVPVRDFGIPQQFLAHAKRGEVLADIGLTPAEIAGRIGATLARLAVNEQHPNERHVSDDTART from the coding sequence GTGTCGCTGCTCGAGAACATCCGTGGTCCACGCGACCTGAAGGCCCTTCCGCCGGAGCGGCTGGGCGAACTCGCCGTGGAGATCCGTGAATTCCTGGTGCAGGCGGTGGCCAGGACCGGGGGGCACCTGGGACCCAATCTGGGCGTGGTCGAACTGACGGTCGCCCTGCACCGGGTCTTCGACTCGCCGGCCGACCGCATCCTGTGGGACACGGGTCACCAGTCCTACGTCCACAAGATCCTGACCGGCCGTCAGGACTTCTCCAAACTGCGCGGCAAGGGGGGCCTGTCCGGCTACCCCTCGCGCGCCGAGTCCGAGCACGACGTCATCGAGAACAGCCACGCCTCCACGGTGCTCGGCTGGGCCGACGGCCTGGCCAAGGCCAACCAGGTGCTCGGCCGGCAGGACCACGTCGTGGCCGTCATCGGGGACGGCGCGCTGACCGGCGGCATGGCCTGGGAGGCGCTGAACAACATCGCCGCCGCCAAGGACCGTCCGCTGATCATCGTCGTCAACGACAACGAGCGCTCCTACGCCCCCACCATCGGCGGCCTCGCCAACCACCTGGCCACCCTGCGCACCACCGACGGCTACGAGCGCTTCCTGGCCTGGGGCAAGCAGGTGCTCCAGCAGACCCCCGTCGTCGGGAAGCCGCTGTACGAGTCCCTGCACGGAGCCAAGAAGGGCTTCAAGGACGCCTTCGCCCCGCAGGGCATGTTCGAGGACCTGGGGCTGAAGTACCTCGGCCCGATCGACGGCCACGACGTGACCGCGGTCGAGTCCGCGCTGCGCCGGGCCCGGCGCTTCCACGGCCCCGTCCTCGTCCACTGCCTCACCGAGAAGGGCCGCGGCTACGCCTTCGCCGAGTGCGACGAGGCGGACCGCTTCCACGCGGTGGGCGCCATGGACCCGCTCACCTGCGAACCGCTCACCCCGTCGAGCGGCCCGAAGTGGACCTCGGTCTTCGGCAACGAGATGGTCCGGATCGGCGCCGAGCGCCCGGACGTCGTGGCGATCACGGCGGCCATGCTGCAGCCGGTCGGGCTGGAGAAGTTCGCCAAGGCCTTCCCGCGCCGCGTCTACGACGTCGGGATCGCCGAGCAGCACGCGGCGGTCTCGGCGGCGGGTCTGGCGACCGGCGGCCTGCACCCGGTGGTCGCCGTGTACGCGACCTTCCTCAACCGCGCCTTCGACCAAGTCCTGATGGACGTCGCGCTGCACAAGTGCGGTGTCACCTTCGTGCTGGACCGGGCGGGCGTCACCGGCGACGACGGCGCCTCGCACAACGGCATGTGGGACATGTCGATCCTCCAGGTCGTCCCGGGCCTGCGGATCGCCGCGCCGCGCGACGCCGACCAACTGCGCGCCCAGCTCCGCGAGGCGATCGACGTCGACGACGCGCCCACCGTCGTCCGCTTCCCCAAGGAGACCGTCGGCGAGGCCCTGCCGGCCATCGACCGGGTCGGCGGCATGGACGTCCTGCACCGCGGCGACCGGCCGGACGTGCTGATGGTGTCCGTCGGCGCCCTGGGCTCGGTCTCCCTGGCCGCGGCCGCCCTGCTGCGCGAACGCGGCGTCGGCGTCACGGTCGTCGACCCCCGCTGGGTCAAGCCGCTCGACGCGGAGCTGCCCGCGCTCGCCGCCCGGCACCGCATGGTGGCCGTCATCGAGGACAACGGCCGTGCCGGGGGCGTGGGTTCCGCGGTGGCGCAGGCCCTGCGGGACGCGGAGACCGACGTGCCGGTCCGGGACTTCGGCATCCCGCAGCAGTTCCTGGCGCACGCCAAGCGCGGCGAGGTGCTGGCCGACATCGGGCTCACCCCCGCCGAGATCGCCGGCCGGATCGGGGCCACCCTGGCCCGTCTCGCGGTGAACGAGCAGCACCCGAACGAGAGGCACGTGAGCGATGACACCGCCCGAACCTGA
- a CDS encoding 1-hydroxy-2-methyl-2-butenyl 4-diphosphate reductase translates to MGPAGPPLLIVCALRVERFALRGGDRSHAAGPVAFVRTGMGPQAAERAVTAALRDPALDGAAVLTTGFCAGLAPGMRPGDVVVADEPRDGESLAAALKAAGHTVHVGRLAESDHVVRGPERAALRATGAVAVDMESAAMMRAALARGPRPVAAARVVVDTPEFELVRVGTLRTGITAFRVLRDLLPAFLDWHRSTALPWR, encoded by the coding sequence ATGGGGCCGGCCGGCCCACCTCTGCTCATCGTCTGCGCGCTACGGGTGGAACGGTTCGCCCTGCGCGGCGGCGACCGTAGCCACGCCGCGGGCCCGGTCGCCTTCGTGCGCACGGGCATGGGGCCCCAGGCCGCGGAACGCGCCGTCACCGCCGCGCTGCGCGACCCCGCCCTGGACGGGGCGGCGGTCCTCACCACCGGCTTCTGTGCCGGGCTGGCCCCCGGGATGCGGCCGGGCGACGTGGTCGTCGCCGACGAACCGCGTGACGGGGAATCACTCGCCGCCGCCCTCAAGGCGGCGGGACACACCGTGCACGTCGGCCGGCTCGCCGAGTCGGACCACGTCGTACGGGGCCCGGAGCGGGCGGCGCTCCGGGCCACCGGTGCCGTCGCCGTCGACATGGAGTCGGCGGCGATGATGCGGGCCGCGCTCGCCCGGGGTCCACGCCCGGTCGCCGCGGCCCGCGTGGTCGTCGACACGCCCGAGTTCGAGCTCGTGCGCGTCGGCACGCTCCGCACGGGGATCACCGCTTTCCGCGTGCTGAGGGACCTGCTTCCTGCCTTTCTCGATTGGCACCGCTCTACCGCGCTCCCCTGGAGGTGA